The genomic DNA ACCTGCACGTCGCTGAATGCGCCCGGCACCACACATTCAGCGACGTCGCGGGGGTTCGGCGGCGGTGGTCGGTGTTGCCAGCATTCTGCCAGCCTGGGCCAGGATAATCGACACCAGCCGCCCACTTGATCACTTTCGGAAGGACCATGGACGACTATCGAAGTCCCGGCTGGGACATCTCTCTTCGCACCTCAGAACAATTCAATAACGCGCGCGCAGACGCTCTGCGAGCGCAGAGCGCGCAGGCAGGTGGTCGCCGTTGACCTGGCTGCTCTCGCTGCTCATAGGCCTCCTCGTCGTCCTCCTCATCACGGTGGCCACCGGCTACTTCGTGGCGCAGGAATTCGCGTATATGGCCGTCGATCGATCTCGTCTGGCCGCACGTTCGGCCTCCGGTGATCGCGCCGCGGACAGGGCCCTGTCCATCACCCGCCGCACCTCCTTCATGCTCTCCGGCGCGCAGCTGGGCATCACCGTCACCGGACTGCTCGTCGGCTACGTCGCCGAACCGCTCATCGGCACAGCCGTCGGCGAGGCCCTCGGCGGCACCCTGATCCCTGCCGGCACAGGTGTGCTCATCGGCACGGTCCTCGCCCTCCTCGTCTCAACGCTCATCCAGATGCTCTTCGGTGAGCTGTTCCCGAAGAACCTGGCCATCGCCCGCCCCGAGGCGCTCGCCACGTGGCTCGCCCGGTCGACCGCGATCTACCTCGCCGTGTTCGGCTGGCTCATCACGATCTTCGACAAAGCCTCGAACGCCCTGCTGCGCGTCCTCGGCATCGAACCGGTCCACGACGTCGACCACTCCGCCACCCGGCGCGACCTCAAACACATCGTCGCCGAATCCCGGGAGGGCGGCGAGATCGTCGACGACGATTCGCTCATCCTCGACCGCATCCTCGACTTCCCGCAGCAGAGCGTCGCCCACGCCACTGTGCCGCGCTCACGCGTCGACGCCATCGACATCGACACGCCCCTGGACGAGGTGCGCGACCTGATGAGCCGCGGCCACTCCCGCTACCCCGTGCTCGACGCCGATGATCAGGTGATCGGCACGATCGACCTCCTCGACGTCCTCGCCGAGGCGGGGTCGGGCACCACCGAAAACCTCGCCGAGGCGGCGCCGAGCGCTGCGGACACCGTCACCGCGACCGGGGTCCGTTCCCTCTTGCGCGACCCGGTCTTCGTCCCGGAATCCCTGCCGCTGCCGGACGCGGTGGCCACCCTCTTCGAACGGCGGGAGCAGATGGCCTGCGTCGTCGACGAATACGGCGGCTTCGCCGGAATCCTGACGATGGAGGACCTCGGTGAGGAACTCGTCGGTGACATCGCCGACGAACACGACCACATCGTCGAAGAACTCATCGAGACCGGCGACGGCACCTGGACAGCACCCGGGGTCATCCCCCTCGACGAGGTGGCCCGCGTCCTCCAACGCGAACTGCCGACCACCTCGGCGCAGACCTTGTCGGGCCTCGTCATCGAACACCTTCGCGGATTCCCCGAGGTGGGTGACCGGGTGTCGATCGAACTGCCGATCGATCCCGCCGACCTGAGCGGAAACGACACCCCGGAGACCGAGCATCTCAACATCGACGTCATCGAGGTGGCCACGCATGTGCCCGCGCGGCTGCGGATCGGAATCGAGGTGGCACGATGAGCAATCCCTGGGTCATCACAGCGATCACGATCGCCATCATCGGGCTGTCCGCGTTCTTCGTCGCCGTCGAATTCGCGCTCATCGCCGCCAAACGGCACCGTCTCGAAGACGCGGCCGCGGACAGCCGTTCGGCTCGAGCGCCTTGCGCAGCTCGACCGAGTTGTCGGTGCTGCTGGCCGGGTCGCAGCTGGGCATCACGGCCTGCACCCTGGCGCTCGGGGCGATCACGAAACCGGCCGTCCACCATTGGATCACCCCGGTCGCCGAGGCGCTCGGCCTGCCGCTGTGGATCGCCGACATCGTCGGCTTCGTGCTCGCCCTCGTCATCGTCACCTTCCTCCACCTCGTCGTCGGTGAGATGGCGCCGAAGTCGTGGGCGGTGGCGCATCCGGAACGCTCGGCGATCATGCTCGCATTGCCGATGCGGGCATTCATGCTCCTCACCCGCCCGCTGCTGCATGTGCTCAACAACGCTGCGAACGCGTGCCTGCGCCTGGTTCGGGTCGAACCCGTCGACGAGGTCGATCAGGCGCACACGCCCGAGGACCTGAGGCAGCTGCTGCAGCATTCGGCGCAGGCGGGAACCTTGGAGAAGGAGTCCTCGGAGGCTCTGCTCGGCGCCCTCGACCTCACCAGGCTCACACTTGACGAGCTCGTGGCTGGTCGCCCGGAGCCGACAGCCGTCGGTCCGGCAGCGACTGCGGGTGAGGTGCGCGAGGCGTCGCGACGTGACCGTCACCGTCGCATCCTCGTGCGCACCGAGGCTGACGGCCCGCTGAGTCATGTGGTGCATGTCAGGGATGTGCTCGGACTTACCGAGGATGCTCCCATCGCCGAGGCGGCCCGTCCCGTCGCCGTCGTGGACGGATCGATGACCGTGGTGCGGGCATTCAAAGCGATGCGGGAGGACAGCGTGCAGCTGGCTTTGGTGGAGAGGGCCGACGGCAGCCATGCGGTCGTCACCGTCACCGACGTGCTCACCCACCTGCTCACCACCGGTCAGGTGCCCTCCCGATAATTACTACCTGACGGCGGCCCAGCAACCTCGCGCGAGGTTGCTGGGCCGCCGTCAGGTATGTCTGAGCCAGGACATGATGCATGCATCAATGTATGCATCTGTTATCGTGGGCCTGTGAATGATTTGCTGACACTGCCCTGGCAGCGCATCGACGACTCCGCTCCGATCGCCGTTCGGATGGCCGCGGCGACCGCCCGGGAGATCATCGAGGGCCGACACGAACCCGGCGACCTCCTGATCGAGTCCGACCTCGCCGCCGCACACAACGCCAGCCGCACACCAGCGAGAGAGGCGATGCTCCAGCTCGAACGCTGGCGCCTCGTCCGCCTCGTCCCGAAGAAGGGCGCGCTCGTGACCACCGTGACGGGCAAGGAGCGCCGCGACCTGCTCGCCGTGCGCTCGATGTTCGAGATCGACGCCGTCGAGACACTGTCCGACAGCGGCGACCTCACCGCTCTGGCCGCCGATCTGCGCACCCTGCTCGGCGAGCAGAGGAAGGCCCTTGACGCGGGCGATCCACTCGGCTTCGCCAGCGCCGACTACGCCTTCCACGCCCGCCTGATCCGCAGCGGCGACAACGCCGTCGTCACCGAGATGCTCACCACCATGGGCCCGCGCCTGGCCCGCCTGACTTTCCAGGTCGCCATCGACGCGCCGCACACCCTCGACACGCTCCTGACCGAGCACGAAACTCTCACCGACCGCGCCGAGTCGGGCGACGCAGAAGGCTTCGCCCGACTCGTCCGCGCCCACATCGAAGGCTCCCACTTCCCGCAGTCCCGCTGAGGAGGACCATGACCGCTTACCCCTCGACCTCCACGACCGACGCCGCCGAGGCAGTCCCCACCGGGGACAGAAATACCTGCGCCGAGGCAGCGCTCACCGGGAACAGGAATACCCGCCCCGAGGCGGCCCCCGCCACGGACGTCGAAACGACGGTTCCGAACCATGCCCGGTCCCACCTCGGCGAGGTGGATCCCGATCGAGAGCCAGAACGGCCACGGCGGGCGCGGGCGTGGCTGATGGTGGCCCCGGCGATGTTCCTGCTCGCATGGGGCGGCAATCATTTCACCCCGCTCGTCCACATGTATGAGGAGGACGGCGGCTACGCCATCTGGCAGGCGAACCTGCTGCTGGGCATGTACGTGGGCGGACTCATTCCGGGACTGTTGGTCGCCTCGGCGCTGTCGGATCGGCATGGACGCAAACCGGTCCTCATCGCCGGATCTCTCGCCGCGATAGCCGGCAGTCTCGGGCTCGGGATCGGTTTCGATCAGTTCTGGCTGCTCTGCCTGGGCAGGGTGTTCGCGGGGATCGGCGTCGGGGTGGCGATGTCGGTGGGCACGAGCTGGATCAAGGAGCTCTCGGCCCCGCCG from Brevibacterium sp. JSBI002 includes the following:
- a CDS encoding GntR family transcriptional regulator codes for the protein MNDLLTLPWQRIDDSAPIAVRMAAATAREIIEGRHEPGDLLIESDLAAAHNASRTPAREAMLQLERWRLVRLVPKKGALVTTVTGKERRDLLAVRSMFEIDAVETLSDSGDLTALAADLRTLLGEQRKALDAGDPLGFASADYAFHARLIRSGDNAVVTEMLTTMGPRLARLTFQVAIDAPHTLDTLLTEHETLTDRAESGDAEGFARLVRAHIEGSHFPQSR
- a CDS encoding hemolysin family protein; the encoded protein is MTWLLSLLIGLLVVLLITVATGYFVAQEFAYMAVDRSRLAARSASGDRAADRALSITRRTSFMLSGAQLGITVTGLLVGYVAEPLIGTAVGEALGGTLIPAGTGVLIGTVLALLVSTLIQMLFGELFPKNLAIARPEALATWLARSTAIYLAVFGWLITIFDKASNALLRVLGIEPVHDVDHSATRRDLKHIVAESREGGEIVDDDSLILDRILDFPQQSVAHATVPRSRVDAIDIDTPLDEVRDLMSRGHSRYPVLDADDQVIGTIDLLDVLAEAGSGTTENLAEAAPSAADTVTATGVRSLLRDPVFVPESLPLPDAVATLFERREQMACVVDEYGGFAGILTMEDLGEELVGDIADEHDHIVEELIETGDGTWTAPGVIPLDEVARVLQRELPTTSAQTLSGLVIEHLRGFPEVGDRVSIELPIDPADLSGNDTPETEHLNIDVIEVATHVPARLRIGIEVAR
- a CDS encoding CNNM domain-containing protein; protein product: MRSSTELSVLLAGSQLGITACTLALGAITKPAVHHWITPVAEALGLPLWIADIVGFVLALVIVTFLHLVVGEMAPKSWAVAHPERSAIMLALPMRAFMLLTRPLLHVLNNAANACLRLVRVEPVDEVDQAHTPEDLRQLLQHSAQAGTLEKESSEALLGALDLTRLTLDELVAGRPEPTAVGPAATAGEVREASRRDRHRRILVRTEADGPLSHVVHVRDVLGLTEDAPIAEAARPVAVVDGSMTVVRAFKAMREDSVQLALVERADGSHAVVTVTDVLTHLLTTGQVPSR